The following are encoded together in the Planococcus antarcticus DSM 14505 genome:
- a CDS encoding NADP-dependent oxidoreductase, translating into MTTKQHKEIHLANRPEGMPTNDDFNFVEKEIPTPAENEVLLKTLYLSVDPYMRGRMRDVKSYIPPFELNQALVGGVLAEVVESNSDLFEKGDIVSSNLSWSEYNVADAAKLQKVDPTAAPITAHLSVLGLTGLTAYFGLLDIAKPQAGETIVVSGAAGAVGSIVGQLAKIKGARVVGIAGSDEKIDYLINELGFDAAVNYKKDSFKEDLIAALPNGVDVYFDNVGGDISDAVMKELNKHARVTVCGAISSYNSVDGDIGPRIQGQFIKTSAMMKGFTLGDYAKDLPTGVAALTQWLQEGKLKYDETIVEGFENTPEAFLGLFKGTNLGKQLVKVADPAFAKL; encoded by the coding sequence ATGACAACTAAACAACATAAAGAAATTCATTTGGCAAATCGCCCTGAAGGCATGCCAACCAATGATGATTTTAATTTTGTCGAAAAAGAAATTCCGACACCCGCTGAAAATGAAGTGTTATTAAAAACGCTTTATCTTTCAGTCGACCCATACATGCGCGGCCGGATGAGAGACGTCAAATCATATATTCCACCATTTGAACTAAACCAAGCATTAGTCGGCGGTGTTTTAGCTGAAGTCGTTGAATCGAACTCGGATTTATTTGAAAAAGGCGATATCGTCAGCAGCAATCTTAGCTGGTCGGAGTACAATGTTGCGGATGCTGCCAAGCTTCAAAAAGTTGATCCAACTGCAGCACCAATCACAGCACATCTGAGTGTTCTTGGATTGACTGGGCTCACTGCTTATTTCGGATTGCTCGACATTGCCAAGCCACAAGCTGGTGAAACAATCGTTGTTTCAGGTGCAGCAGGTGCAGTCGGCTCGATTGTGGGCCAACTCGCTAAAATCAAAGGAGCTCGCGTTGTTGGCATCGCCGGTTCTGATGAAAAAATCGATTACTTGATCAATGAACTTGGTTTCGATGCAGCAGTTAATTACAAAAAAGACAGCTTCAAAGAAGACTTGATTGCCGCTCTTCCAAATGGCGTCGATGTTTACTTTGATAATGTCGGTGGCGACATTTCCGATGCAGTCATGAAAGAATTAAACAAGCACGCGCGTGTTACAGTATGCGGTGCGATTTCTTCATATAATTCTGTAGATGGCGACATCGGACCACGCATTCAAGGACAATTTATCAAAACAAGCGCGATGATGAAGGGCTTCACACTCGGCGATTACGCAAAAGATTTACCAACAGGTGTTGCGGCACTAACGCAATGGCTACAAGAAGGAAAATTAAAATACGACGAAACAATTGTCGAAGGCTTTGAAAATACGCCGGAAGCTTTCCTCGGTCTTTTTAAAGGAACAAATCTCGGCAAACAATTAGTAAAAGTAGCAGATCCTGCGTTCGCAAAGCTATAA
- a CDS encoding NADH-dependent flavin oxidoreductase: protein MNPLYKELFKEITLPNGTVLKDRLGVAPMTTYSGNEDGTVSDEELMYYNRRAGLGSLYISACIAVSENGLAFPNQFIGFDDNAIPRLTQMAKEMKAKGSKAILQIQHGGRQGQPALIKANETVAPSAVPAGPEKPIPRELTNQEIEAIIEDFGETTRRAIEAGFDGVEIHGANTYLIQQFVSSVTNLREDQWGGSLENRLKFPLAVLKKVQDTVAKYANEQFIVGYRLSPEENNETSVGYTIEETKILVEKLIQGGIHYLHVSLFEFKKAPKGAEQGDSIVRILADQINGRITFVAVGSIKTPEDAVTALAEGADIVVIGRQALIDPEWTDKVRQGKEQEIHPAITQQMVGKLDIPQNMWNLITSYGMIKVAES from the coding sequence GTGAATCCATTATATAAAGAGTTATTTAAAGAAATCACTTTGCCAAATGGCACCGTGTTGAAGGATCGTCTTGGTGTTGCGCCCATGACGACGTATTCAGGAAATGAAGACGGCACCGTTTCAGATGAAGAATTGATGTATTACAACCGACGCGCGGGCCTTGGCAGCCTGTATATCTCTGCATGCATCGCGGTTTCAGAAAACGGTCTTGCATTTCCAAACCAGTTTATCGGTTTTGACGACAATGCCATTCCCCGCCTGACTCAAATGGCAAAAGAAATGAAAGCAAAAGGGAGCAAAGCGATTTTGCAAATTCAACACGGTGGCCGTCAAGGACAGCCTGCGTTGATCAAGGCAAATGAAACCGTAGCTCCAAGCGCTGTTCCAGCTGGACCAGAAAAACCGATACCTCGTGAATTAACGAACCAAGAAATCGAAGCCATCATCGAAGACTTCGGCGAAACAACTAGAAGAGCCATTGAAGCAGGATTTGATGGTGTTGAAATTCATGGTGCCAACACGTATTTGATTCAGCAGTTTGTTTCTTCAGTTACGAACCTACGTGAAGATCAGTGGGGAGGTAGCCTAGAAAATCGCTTGAAGTTCCCACTTGCGGTATTGAAAAAAGTGCAAGACACCGTTGCGAAATACGCAAATGAGCAATTTATCGTTGGTTACCGCTTATCACCAGAAGAAAACAATGAAACATCAGTTGGCTATACAATAGAAGAAACAAAAATATTAGTAGAGAAACTGATTCAAGGTGGCATCCATTATCTTCACGTTTCATTGTTCGAATTCAAAAAAGCACCAAAAGGCGCAGAGCAAGGCGACAGCATTGTGCGCATCTTAGCGGATCAAATCAACGGCCGCATCACGTTTGTCGCAGTCGGCAGTATTAAAACACCAGAAGACGCGGTAACGGCTTTGGCAGAAGGTGCTGATATTGTGGTAATCGGACGTCAAGCGCTGATTGACCCTGAATGGACGGATAAAGTAAGACAAGGAAAAGAACAAGAAATTCATCCGGCGATTACACAACAAATGGTCGGTAAATTGGATATTCCGCAAAACATGTGGAACTTGATCACTTCATACGGAATGATTAAAGTCGCAGAAAGTTGA
- a CDS encoding TrkH family potassium uptake protein — translation MRSWKKKRITISPPLLISGSFLFLIMVGTILLKLPFATTRPISWTDALFTATSATTVTGLSVFDPGTVLTGFGELVLLVLIQCGGIGLMTFAVAILILFRKKVGLQNRIYLQESLTQNTVGGIVRLVKLILTFALTVEAVSAVLLTIYWIPEFGFKDALNFSIFHVISAFNNAGFSLFPDNMISFAGDPLVTVLISSLFIIGGIGFTVVMDVSQKKSFHRWALHTKLMVGGTLILNIVAMIVIFALEYGNPGTLGTMSLYDKLLTSYFSAVTPRTAGFNMLDYGELEDPTLLFTMLLMFIGGGSASTASGIKLTTFIVVILATVSFLRSRREPEIFGRSIRLETVIRSLAITTISVLLVVFLLFLLTVTEKTPFLPLAFEVVSAFGTVGLSMGITADLSDLGEVLLSLVMFTGRIGPLTLFFILMKPRKENYRYPYDPVFTG, via the coding sequence ATGCGTTCCTGGAAAAAAAAGCGGATAACCATTTCTCCGCCATTGCTAATTTCCGGAAGTTTTCTGTTTTTGATTATGGTAGGCACAATTTTATTGAAGCTACCGTTCGCGACCACTCGTCCGATTTCTTGGACCGATGCCTTATTCACCGCCACATCCGCTACTACGGTAACGGGACTCAGCGTCTTTGATCCAGGCACCGTCCTTACCGGCTTTGGTGAATTGGTTCTACTGGTGCTGATTCAATGCGGCGGCATCGGCTTGATGACTTTTGCTGTGGCCATTCTTATTCTGTTCCGCAAGAAAGTCGGCCTTCAAAACCGAATTTACCTGCAGGAATCGCTCACGCAAAATACGGTCGGCGGCATCGTTAGGCTCGTCAAATTGATTCTGACATTCGCTTTGACGGTGGAAGCAGTCTCCGCTGTCCTGCTGACCATTTACTGGATACCGGAGTTTGGCTTTAAAGATGCACTCAATTTCAGCATCTTCCATGTCATTTCTGCTTTCAATAATGCTGGATTCTCTTTATTTCCTGATAATATGATCAGCTTTGCCGGAGATCCGCTGGTCACTGTATTGATATCCTCACTATTTATCATTGGTGGCATCGGATTCACCGTCGTCATGGATGTCTCGCAAAAGAAATCGTTTCATCGATGGGCATTGCACACAAAGCTGATGGTTGGCGGGACCTTGATTTTAAATATTGTTGCCATGATCGTGATTTTCGCTTTAGAATACGGCAATCCGGGTACACTAGGCACGATGTCTCTGTATGATAAATTATTAACTTCTTATTTTAGTGCCGTGACGCCGCGAACCGCTGGATTCAATATGCTGGATTACGGCGAGCTTGAAGATCCGACTTTGTTATTCACGATGCTGTTGATGTTCATTGGCGGCGGCAGCGCTTCGACAGCTTCCGGCATCAAACTGACGACTTTCATCGTTGTCATCCTGGCAACTGTTTCTTTTTTGCGGTCACGGCGAGAACCCGAAATTTTTGGTCGTTCTATCCGTCTTGAGACGGTAATCCGCTCACTTGCCATCACGACCATCAGCGTATTGCTAGTTGTCTTCTTGCTGTTCCTATTGACCGTAACAGAAAAAACCCCATTCCTACCGCTGGCATTTGAAGTGGTGTCAGCGTTCGGGACCGTCGGCTTGTCCATGGGCATTACCGCCGATCTCAGCGACCTCGGTGAAGTCCTGCTAAGCTTAGTGATGTTCACAGGCCGCATTGGACCACTGACTTTGTTCTTTATCTTAATGAAGCCACGCAAGGAAAATTATCGCTATCCGTATGATCCGGTATTCACCGGTTGA
- a CDS encoding TAXI family TRAP transporter solute-binding subunit codes for MKKMKASAFSLMVAGSMALAACGEDNVTADPEEGGGEEAAGLEANIVTIATGGASGPYNIIGSTLAETYSTEYGVNSRTQTTGASVENVNLIKEDKIEMAFTMSDVVSQAVEGTEGFTEPTDKISQIAALYPNYVQIVTTADSGIETFEDLRGKRIAVGDQNSGVEVNARTLLEGYGITYDDIDVDYLGYAEAADGLRAGQIDAAFLTSGLPNASLLELSETLDIRMVSIAPEDVERVAEDQSYFIALEIPAGTYGNEEAIPTAAIMNALVVDSDMSEDDVYKLTKTFFENLDTLENSHQAAADISLEAAQEGLVAPLHPGAQRYYDEQ; via the coding sequence ATGAAAAAAATGAAAGCAAGCGCTTTCTCTTTGATGGTTGCTGGCAGTATGGCCCTAGCAGCTTGTGGAGAAGACAATGTGACAGCGGATCCGGAAGAAGGCGGCGGGGAAGAAGCTGCAGGATTGGAAGCGAATATTGTCACCATTGCTACCGGTGGCGCATCAGGTCCCTATAACATTATCGGCTCGACACTGGCTGAAACTTATAGCACGGAATACGGTGTCAATTCAAGAACTCAAACAACCGGAGCATCAGTGGAAAACGTCAATCTGATCAAAGAAGACAAGATTGAAATGGCCTTCACCATGAGCGATGTTGTCAGCCAGGCAGTTGAAGGTACTGAAGGCTTTACAGAGCCGACAGATAAAATTAGCCAAATCGCTGCTTTGTATCCAAACTATGTTCAAATCGTTACAACCGCGGATTCAGGAATTGAAACCTTTGAAGACCTGCGCGGCAAGCGAATCGCAGTAGGTGACCAGAACTCCGGAGTAGAGGTGAATGCCCGTACGCTGCTTGAAGGATACGGCATCACATATGATGACATTGATGTAGATTACCTGGGCTACGCGGAAGCGGCTGATGGCCTGCGTGCCGGACAGATTGACGCAGCCTTCCTGACAAGCGGTCTGCCGAATGCATCGCTGCTGGAATTATCTGAGACACTGGATATTCGTATGGTTTCTATCGCACCGGAAGACGTTGAGCGAGTGGCGGAAGATCAATCCTATTTCATCGCACTCGAAATTCCTGCCGGCACTTATGGCAATGAAGAAGCCATTCCAACTGCGGCCATCATGAACGCCTTGGTAGTCGACTCGGATATGAGCGAAGACGATGTTTACAAATTAACAAAAACCTTCTTTGAAAATCTGGATACCTTGGAGAATTCCCACCAAGCAGCCGCTGATATCAGCTTAGAAGCTGCTCAGGAAGGCTTAGTAGCACCATTGCATCCGGGGGCACAGCGTTACTACGATGAACAATAA
- a CDS encoding DUF1850 domain-containing protein produces the protein MIVLLFFLLWRIPVVQFDFGEERYYLKEKEFTLQWIHSVEKEEWLEFYERDGDSLLLTETKFKTYGAGVPSDGEIISSEDGYVHMKIGRLFTEMNLTVSENAQTTIITAEEEIPLYEYTEDYELVTIKIEFIHLWDYARRNKL, from the coding sequence GTGATTGTGCTCCTTTTTTTCCTGCTATGGCGGATCCCGGTTGTGCAATTCGATTTCGGGGAAGAACGCTATTATTTGAAGGAAAAAGAATTCACTCTGCAGTGGATCCATTCAGTCGAAAAAGAAGAATGGCTGGAATTTTATGAACGGGATGGTGACAGCCTGCTGCTGACGGAAACGAAGTTTAAAACCTACGGAGCGGGAGTCCCTTCTGATGGGGAAATCATTTCTTCAGAAGATGGTTATGTCCATATGAAAATCGGACGCCTCTTTACTGAAATGAACTTGACGGTATCTGAAAATGCGCAAACGACCATCATAACAGCTGAGGAAGAAATTCCATTATATGAATATACGGAAGATTATGAGCTAGTTACAATCAAGATTGAATTTATTCATCTTTGGGATTATGCAAGGAGGAACAAGCTATGA
- a CDS encoding TRAP transporter permease has translation MTKDNRDLDVESVSGHEEDKNVSQEVLEKYDTDAKVRKLKSRKLVFLIAAIAIAYSVFHLYVTFNPLPALQARSIHVAVGMGLIFLVYPTFKKQNRMKIPFYDWILFVFSLGTAGYLMYEYNDIMTTRGGIPNTLDIIFAILTVVLVLEAARRVTGIILPILALVFLTYPFISHFVWMPDMLMTRPFDLGDIFGQLYLKTEGLYSTAISASLQFIFLFILFGAFLAKSGMGQLFNDLAMALAGSKQGGPAKVAVISSGFMGSINGSAIANVVGTGAFTIPLMKKIGYNKNFAGAVEASASVGGQILPPIMGASAFIMAETTGIAYGTIALAALLPAVLYFLGVIMQVHFRAGKESLKGIPKADLPRTKEVLKEKGHLLLPIVGLVFMLYTGMPIAYAAFYTIVLTVVVAGFRKSTRMGFKDILEALENGARQSLSVMIACAVVGIIIGVVSLTSFGTVMTSAITSFGAGSLFWTLFLTMLASIVLGMGLPSIPAYIITATMTAPALAEFGIPVLVAHLFVFYFGIFANITPPVALAAFAGAGISGGDPMRTGLNALRLSIAGFIIPYLFVYNPAMLMIDTTDIAVNATEFALPPIWEIMTITITAIIGIIGLSAAAEGYFQTRLNLLFRIVLGAGALLLIVPETLTDIIGLTIVLGIFVINFMKSKKENAATAAT, from the coding sequence ATGACAAAAGACAACCGGGACTTGGACGTTGAAAGCGTCTCAGGCCATGAAGAAGACAAAAACGTCAGCCAGGAAGTGCTGGAGAAATACGATACGGATGCCAAAGTCCGCAAATTGAAAAGCCGGAAATTGGTATTTTTGATTGCAGCGATTGCCATCGCCTATTCGGTCTTCCATCTATATGTAACTTTCAATCCGCTTCCTGCCCTTCAGGCACGCTCCATCCACGTGGCAGTTGGGATGGGCCTGATTTTCCTTGTCTATCCGACATTCAAGAAACAGAATCGCATGAAAATTCCTTTCTATGACTGGATTTTGTTTGTTTTCAGTTTGGGGACAGCGGGATACTTAATGTATGAATACAATGACATCATGACAACCCGCGGCGGGATTCCGAATACATTAGATATTATTTTCGCCATTCTGACGGTTGTCCTGGTACTTGAAGCGGCAAGACGCGTAACCGGCATCATCCTGCCGATTCTGGCTTTGGTGTTTTTAACTTATCCATTCATCAGCCATTTTGTCTGGATGCCGGATATGCTGATGACACGGCCATTCGATCTTGGCGACATTTTCGGCCAGCTGTATCTGAAGACTGAAGGGCTTTATTCGACGGCCATTTCGGCTTCTTTGCAGTTCATCTTTCTGTTCATCTTGTTCGGTGCGTTTCTGGCCAAATCGGGGATGGGCCAATTATTCAATGACCTGGCCATGGCCTTAGCAGGTAGCAAGCAGGGGGGACCTGCCAAAGTGGCGGTCATTTCCAGCGGATTCATGGGCAGCATCAACGGTTCGGCGATTGCCAATGTTGTAGGAACTGGCGCCTTCACGATTCCTTTGATGAAGAAAATTGGCTACAATAAAAACTTTGCCGGCGCCGTAGAAGCGAGTGCCTCCGTGGGTGGGCAAATCCTGCCGCCAATCATGGGGGCGAGCGCGTTCATCATGGCGGAAACGACAGGAATTGCTTACGGTACGATAGCACTTGCGGCGTTACTACCGGCTGTGTTGTATTTCTTGGGTGTCATTATGCAGGTGCATTTTCGTGCCGGCAAAGAAAGTCTGAAAGGCATTCCGAAAGCGGATTTGCCAAGAACTAAAGAAGTGCTGAAAGAAAAAGGCCATTTGCTGCTGCCGATTGTCGGCCTGGTTTTCATGCTTTATACCGGCATGCCGATCGCCTATGCAGCATTCTATACCATCGTCCTGACCGTAGTCGTGGCAGGATTCAGAAAATCGACACGCATGGGCTTCAAGGATATTCTGGAAGCATTGGAAAATGGTGCGCGGCAATCCTTGTCTGTCATGATCGCCTGTGCAGTCGTTGGCATCATCATTGGTGTGGTCAGCCTGACAAGCTTTGGTACTGTCATGACTTCAGCGATTACAAGCTTCGGCGCAGGATCGCTTTTCTGGACTTTGTTCCTGACGATGCTGGCATCGATTGTTCTGGGAATGGGCTTGCCGTCCATCCCGGCTTATATTATTACTGCGACAATGACAGCGCCAGCACTTGCTGAATTCGGCATCCCGGTGCTGGTCGCGCATCTGTTTGTATTTTATTTTGGGATTTTTGCCAATATAACGCCGCCGGTCGCGCTCGCTGCGTTTGCCGGAGCCGGAATATCCGGAGGCGATCCGATGAGGACTGGCTTGAACGCCTTGCGCCTCTCAATAGCGGGTTTCATTATCCCGTATCTGTTTGTCTACAATCCAGCGATGCTAATGATCGATACGACTGATATTGCAGTTAATGCCACCGAGTTCGCCCTGCCGCCGATATGGGAGATCATGACGATCACCATTACCGCCATTATCGGCATCATCGGATTAAGTGCTGCTGCAGAGGGCTATTTCCAGACCAGGCTCAATCTGTTGTTCCGAATCGTTCTCGGGGCGGGAGCTTTGCTGCTGATTGTTCCGGAAACCTTGACGGATATTATCGGTTTGACCATTGTGCTCGGTATTTTCGTCATCAATTTTATGAAAAGTAAAAAAGAAAATGCGGCCACCGCGGCCACGTAA
- the nagE gene encoding N-acetylglucosamine-specific PTS transporter subunit IIBC translates to MFSFLQKIGKSLMFPIATLPAAALLLRLGQDDVFDIPFMSAAGAGIIDNLAIIFAIGIAMGLAHDGNGGAALAGAIAYLVLTSAIVTINESIDMGVFAGILSGIVGGLLYNKFYNVKFPQWLAFFGGRRFVPIITAATMTILAGLLGYAWPPIQEGIDSAGEWILNAGMFGVGAYGFLNRLLLPTGLHHVINTVVWFDFGTFTSPSGEVVRGEINRFLKGDPTAGPFLSGFFPIMMFGLPAACLAMYATAKRERKAIVGGMLFSIAFTSFLTGITEPIEFSFMFLSPILYVVHALLTGASMMVAYALDIHHGFGFSAGAIDYVLNYGLAKNPLMLLVMGLVVGVIYFIVFYFLIIKLDLKTPGREDEDDDGAENASSSNNAVDVRAYHTIEGLGGVDNIVAVDYCTTRLRMTVKDSDLVNEKDLKRHGAMGVMKINKTNVQVVIGTAVEFLGDAMKPRVANGNPVPSDSSKKAVVENETTEEPAMKRVIAKDFEMPIQGEIIPLSEVPDDVFAKGMMGQGFAIIPSGNILHSPVDGRVVSVFPTKHAIGIETDTGIEILIHVGLDTVKLKGEGFETLVEQGQLVQRGDALLKLDLEFLKANAPSVATPIIFTNLTEQKVTVMKNGFQEQGAASILKVE, encoded by the coding sequence ATGTTCAGTTTTCTTCAGAAAATAGGGAAATCGTTGATGTTCCCAATCGCTACATTGCCAGCGGCTGCTTTGCTGCTGCGCTTGGGTCAGGATGATGTTTTCGACATTCCGTTCATGTCAGCTGCCGGCGCAGGGATTATCGACAACCTGGCAATCATCTTTGCCATCGGGATTGCGATGGGCCTTGCCCATGATGGCAACGGGGGAGCAGCGTTGGCCGGTGCCATTGCCTATCTCGTATTGACTTCGGCAATCGTAACAATCAACGAATCGATCGATATGGGCGTCTTTGCCGGTATTTTATCCGGTATTGTCGGGGGGCTTTTATACAATAAATTTTATAATGTAAAATTCCCACAATGGCTCGCTTTTTTCGGGGGCCGGCGATTTGTGCCGATTATCACCGCGGCAACCATGACAATTTTAGCAGGTTTACTCGGTTATGCTTGGCCTCCAATTCAAGAAGGTATTGATAGTGCAGGTGAGTGGATTTTAAATGCGGGGATGTTTGGCGTAGGCGCTTATGGTTTCTTAAACCGCCTATTGCTGCCAACTGGTTTGCATCACGTAATCAACACAGTTGTTTGGTTTGATTTTGGTACCTTCACATCCCCATCTGGAGAAGTAGTGCGCGGGGAAATCAACCGTTTCCTAAAAGGTGATCCAACTGCGGGACCATTCCTGTCCGGTTTCTTCCCGATTATGATGTTCGGTCTGCCAGCAGCGTGTCTGGCAATGTACGCGACTGCTAAAAGAGAACGCAAAGCTATTGTTGGCGGAATGCTCTTCAGTATTGCTTTTACTTCGTTTTTGACAGGGATCACAGAACCGATTGAGTTCTCATTTATGTTCTTGTCACCTATTTTATATGTAGTCCATGCGCTGTTAACTGGTGCTTCGATGATGGTTGCTTATGCGTTGGATATCCATCACGGTTTTGGTTTTTCTGCCGGAGCGATTGACTATGTGTTGAATTATGGATTGGCGAAGAATCCGCTGATGCTGCTGGTAATGGGATTAGTTGTCGGCGTTATTTACTTTATCGTCTTCTACTTCCTAATCATCAAGTTGGATTTGAAAACGCCTGGTCGTGAAGACGAAGACGACGACGGTGCAGAAAATGCAAGTTCAAGCAATAATGCAGTTGATGTTAGAGCCTACCATACAATTGAAGGACTTGGTGGCGTCGATAATATTGTCGCAGTCGACTATTGTACGACACGTCTACGTATGACAGTTAAAGATTCTGATTTAGTAAATGAAAAAGATTTGAAACGCCACGGTGCGATGGGCGTCATGAAAATCAATAAAACAAATGTTCAAGTGGTAATCGGAACGGCTGTTGAATTCCTAGGGGATGCAATGAAGCCTCGCGTAGCAAATGGCAATCCAGTTCCTTCAGATAGTTCGAAAAAGGCTGTTGTGGAAAACGAAACGACTGAAGAACCAGCAATGAAACGAGTCATCGCTAAAGATTTTGAAATGCCGATTCAAGGAGAAATTATTCCACTATCAGAAGTACCGGATGATGTATTCGCGAAAGGCATGATGGGGCAAGGCTTTGCGATTATCCCGTCTGGAAATATTCTCCATTCGCCAGTTGATGGGCGTGTAGTCAGCGTTTTCCCAACAAAGCACGCAATTGGCATCGAAACGGATACAGGAATTGAAATTCTAATTCATGTTGGATTGGATACAGTTAAACTGAAAGGTGAAGGTTTCGAAACATTGGTAGAGCAAGGACAGCTGGTACAACGCGGAGACGCTTTGTTGAAGCTCGATTTGGAATTCTTGAAAGCCAATGCACCTTCTGTTGCAACACCGATTATTTTTACGAACTTAACCGAACAAAAAGTTACTGTTATGAAAAATGGTTTCCAAGAACAAGGAGCAGCTTCGATCTTGAAAGTCGAATAA
- the nagA gene encoding N-acetylglucosamine-6-phosphate deacetylase — protein sequence MKKSILVSGITIADAIEESFVGDILVEDGKISRVAKKMDAQADIHIDATGKNWTAFPGFIDIHTHGAAGHDAMDATSAALNGLASALPKEGTTSFLATTMTQSDNAISAALQNIREFTSQEGQAEMLGVHLEGPFISDKRAGAQPIEHIAEASYPLFRKWQKLSGNQIRLVTLAPETKNGMVFIKRLADDGVIASIGHSDATLEEVQTAVRSGASHVTHLYNQMSPFHHRNPGVVGGALMEDGLTVEVIADFIHSHPTSVKLAFREKGAERLILITDAMRAKGLPPGVYDLGGQDVQVTKKDARLADGTLAGSILTMETAVRNVQSITGCSLNELVAMTSANAAKEFALANKGKLKAGADADVAILDDSFNVQMTICRGTIAYTKEWLS from the coding sequence ATGAAGAAAAGTATATTGGTGTCAGGCATCACCATTGCGGATGCTATAGAAGAAAGTTTCGTGGGGGACATCCTCGTGGAAGATGGAAAAATAAGCCGTGTCGCTAAAAAGATGGATGCCCAGGCGGATATTCATATAGATGCAACCGGTAAAAATTGGACGGCGTTTCCTGGATTTATTGACATCCATACACACGGTGCTGCCGGGCACGATGCCATGGACGCAACATCAGCAGCATTAAATGGCTTAGCCAGTGCGTTGCCGAAAGAAGGTACGACCAGTTTTCTAGCGACAACGATGACGCAGTCGGACAACGCGATTTCAGCTGCACTGCAAAATATCCGTGAATTCACGTCACAGGAAGGGCAGGCTGAAATGTTGGGCGTCCACTTGGAAGGGCCGTTCATTTCCGATAAACGGGCAGGGGCACAGCCGATTGAGCACATTGCAGAAGCATCTTATCCCTTATTCCGCAAATGGCAAAAGCTCAGTGGCAACCAAATCCGGCTGGTGACTCTTGCTCCGGAAACAAAAAATGGCATGGTGTTCATCAAAAGGCTGGCGGACGATGGCGTGATAGCGTCTATCGGTCATTCGGACGCTACCTTGGAGGAAGTGCAGACGGCGGTCCGTTCAGGCGCAAGCCATGTGACCCATCTTTACAACCAGATGAGCCCGTTCCATCACCGCAATCCCGGCGTGGTGGGTGGAGCTTTGATGGAAGACGGCTTAACGGTAGAAGTGATTGCTGATTTTATTCACAGCCATCCGACTTCAGTCAAACTGGCTTTCCGTGAAAAAGGAGCAGAGAGGCTCATCTTGATCACTGACGCCATGCGCGCGAAAGGTCTGCCGCCCGGTGTTTATGATTTGGGTGGACAGGATGTACAAGTCACCAAAAAAGATGCGCGGCTTGCCGACGGCACATTGGCCGGCAGCATCCTGACGATGGAAACAGCGGTCAGGAATGTTCAGTCGATCACCGGCTGCAGCTTGAACGAGCTGGTCGCAATGACTTCCGCCAATGCGGCAAAAGAGTTTGCCCTTGCGAATAAAGGCAAGCTGAAGGCTGGTGCGGACGCTGATGTGGCGATTCTTGACGACAGCTTCAATGTCCAAATGACCATATGCAGAGGTACGATTGCTTATACGAAGGAGTGGCTGTCATGA
- the nagB gene encoding glucosamine-6-phosphate deaminase, producing the protein MKLIRVENYKEMSSKAAQLVEQQILDNPHSVLGLATGSTPLGLYEQLIQGVSERGISYRHVQTINLDEYQGLSGDHPNSYRHFMNEKLLGHIDISLENTHIPSGKSLPVEAECQRYEALIDKIGPPHLQMLGMGTNGHIGFNEPGTLETSLTHCVKLEASTRSSNARFFSDRDSVPTHAITMGIQSILKSEQILVLASGKKKAQAVKRFLEGHTSKDFPASFLWKHNHVTLIVDSDAYSLAAAEEE; encoded by the coding sequence ATGAAACTGATACGGGTCGAAAACTACAAAGAGATGAGTAGCAAGGCGGCGCAATTGGTGGAACAGCAAATTCTGGACAACCCCCATTCGGTGCTGGGGCTCGCAACGGGCTCAACACCGCTCGGCCTCTATGAACAACTAATTCAAGGAGTCAGCGAGCGCGGCATTTCCTATCGGCATGTCCAAACCATCAATTTAGATGAATACCAAGGACTGTCGGGCGACCATCCGAACAGCTACCGTCATTTCATGAATGAAAAACTATTGGGGCATATCGATATCTCACTAGAAAATACTCATATTCCAAGCGGCAAATCTTTACCAGTGGAAGCGGAATGCCAACGGTACGAAGCGCTGATCGATAAAATCGGACCACCTCATCTGCAAATGCTCGGCATGGGGACGAATGGCCATATCGGTTTTAACGAACCAGGGACGCTGGAGACAAGCCTGACCCATTGCGTGAAGCTCGAAGCATCGACGCGCAGCAGCAATGCCAGATTTTTCAGTGATCGCGACAGTGTGCCGACACACGCCATCACGATGGGGATCCAGTCAATTCTAAAAAGCGAACAAATCCTAGTGTTGGCTTCCGGTAAAAAGAAAGCGCAGGCAGTAAAGCGGTTTTTGGAAGGTCACACCAGCAAAGATTTTCCTGCTTCATTTTTATGGAAACACAATCATGTTACACTGATTGTAGACAGCGATGCCTATAGCCTAGCTGCGGCAGAAGAGGAGTGA